The nucleotide sequence ggttggggaaTCACTGTTCTTCTTTCCTTTTACTCCTTTCCTCAGATCCGAACTAGATCTATTCTGTTCTTGTCGTGCGCCGGTGAGAACAGCGGTGCGGCATCTTTTCCCcgcgtggtggcggtggtgaccggggttcCAGTGATGTCCGCCACCCCCGGTCCCTTTTCTCTTTGCTTTTatccggttagggttagggttacacactggCAACCTGGCTCTGTTACCATTGTTAGGATCGTGGTGTACCTTTCTGTGTAACCATAGATCCGGGTAAGGCTCCTCGCCTTAGCGTAGTTAGGCCGCAGCAACGTAGACGCCAAGTTCGCCCTGGATGCCGCCTCGCGGACGTcggtgctcggcacggtggtgaGAAGGCGAGGTGGCAATCCAGTGGACCGGTGGAGACCCTGCAGAGGCGACAGCGGTGTGGTGGGGCATCTCGTCGCTGGCAGCATACCGTAGATCGGATTAGAGTTTCTATCGGTGGGATCATGGTGGCTCAAACcaacctcgtgacttgagccgtgatccccacctaTTTTTATATGTGCTGTGCAACAGGGGCCTACCAACCtattagggttggacgcccccgatcaaggCGCAGAGATAAGAATCCAATAGGtcattgggcctattggtggagatcgaCTAACAGTTCCATCCATTATCCATCGTCGACTAAAACAGCCCAGCCCATAAACTCGTACGGCCTGGCCCatcagaagagaagagagctgaGCTGGCAATCCTCCCTCCCTTCCCCACTGTCAGTGTCAGTTCTTGTGCTTTTTTCCCTTGAAAAGAAAAACTGCCACTGCCAGTcagttcttcttccttcttcgccaGCGGTGGCTGCTCTCTCTGACTCTGAGGCGGCCCGGCCCCGGACCGACGATCGAGACGCCGGCAGCCAGCGGTGAAGCTAGCTCCGTCGACGATTTGAGATTTCCTTCCCGGTGCCCATAAACTCGTCTGCACTCGCACGTGCGCCATTGGTGGCCAAGCTCCCGGATCGACTCTTTGCATGCAGCAGTGCCACCCACCATGCCCATTTCCTCCTCAGCTTTCTTACCAGTGTAGATGTCCTGCCATTGCCGAGGAGAAAGCTGGTTTCAGGACTTCAGAGGGACGCAGAAAGCTGGGCCATTTGCTCACGCAAGCCCTGTAGATTTGCGTATCTGATCTCAAATGTGCTTCCAGATATTTCTTTCCGTTTTTTGTTTGATATAAGAAATGGAGATTTCTAAGCTTGTGCCATAAAGCATGAGTAGTAGTAACATAAAATAAAATACTCTCTTGAAAATCTATACTACAACTAGAAtgcattaattaattaattgccaTAACATCCACTACCCATATAAGAACAAAACacattctttctttttttattgtGTTCGGCTGGTGCCCTTTGATAATTCAACAGTGTTCAGACTAGCCGAACGCGCTGAAACAGAAGATCATACTGTAGCCGGAGCATCGAACCTTCCCTTTGCAATGAGGAGGAAGAGGGCGGcgtccctttcgccggcgccAGCGTCGTCGTACGCGAGCGCAATGCGGCGCCTCCGCCTGCGCCTCCCTCTCCTCCTTCTCTTCACGATCGCGGCCGTCCTCTGCCTCCTCTTCTTGCCCTCCCGGCGGTCCCCGCCGCCGGAACCGCCGCTCCCCTGCGGCGCGGCGCCGTCCGACTCGACGGCGGGGCGGTGGGTGCCGACCCCGGAGCCCGTGCCGGCGCCGCTCTACACCGCGTCCTGCCCGTTCCACCGGGGCTCCTACAACTGCCTCCGCAACGGCCGGCCGCCGCTGGCCCCGCTCTCCTGGGCGCCCGCGCGCTGCGCCGGCGGCACCGGCGTCGTCCCGAGGATCGACCCCGCGGCGTTCCTCACCGCCGCCAGCGGCCGCCGCGTCGGCCTCGTCGGCGACTCGCTGTCCGAGAACCTCGCCGTCGCGCTGCTCTGCGCGCTCCACTCCGCCGACCCCGACGCGCGCAGGTGGAAGCGCCGCGGCGCCTGGCGCGGAGGGTACTTCCCCCGGGCGGACGTCACCGTCGCCTTCCACCGCGCCGTGCTGCTCGCCAAGTACACGTGAGTCAGTGCTTGTCTGCTTGCTTGCTCCTCAACGCTGTTGCTTTCTTTCTTCCTGCATCTGGTTTGTTTAGACAGCAATCTTTTTCACTTTTTGTGATCAAATATGAAGATTTAAGAATTTGCAAAATAGAATCATGAAGCTCACATGGTGGTAACTAATGATACAAAAGGTGGCAGCCAGTGGAGAACCCGGAGGAAATTCAGAAGGATGGGAAAAAAGGGATTTACAGAGTGGATGTGGACATTCCTGCTGATGAATGGATAAACGTCACAAAGTTCTATGATGTGCTAATTTTCAACACCGGGCACTGGTGAGATTGCTCTTCCCAAACTTGCaggttttcttttcctttttatgtTGGGCCATAGTTTGTCCATGAGTAATGTTCCTATTGTAATGCTTGACACATTTGTCCATAATAATCACAGGTGGGGGACATACAAATTCCCAAAAGAGACCCCCCTTGTTTTCTACAAAGATGGAAAGCCGATCGAGCCTCCGCTCAGCATTCCGGACGGCCTGAAACTAGTCCTCAAAACCATGGCGTCTTACATCGACAGGGAGGCCCCGAGCACGACGCTGAAGCTATGGCGCACGCAGTCGCCTCGGCACTTCCATGGCGGCGGGTGGGATCACAACGGCAGCTGCGTAACCGACAGACTCCTCAAAGAGCACGAGGTACCATTACTACCATTCTGAATTTCTGATTCCTGACTGACGGGGACATCATCAGCTAGCTGCTGTTTCAGTTCCAATCCTGCATTTCAAAATGGTGAATTTTTTGTTTGACTCATCTTGGTGGGTGCAGCTAGACTCTTGGTTTGATCCGCGGTTCGGAGGCGTGAACAAGGACGCGAGGACGGTGAATTCAGTGATCCAAGAAGCGCTGGCAGGGTCTGGGATCCGGCTGGTGAACCTGACGTACATGAGCGAGTTCAGAGCCGACGCCCATCCGGCGACCTGGCTGGGGAAGAAGGACGCGGTGGCTGTGTATGGGCAGGACTGCATGCACTGGTGCGTGCCTGGCGTGCCGGACACTTGGGTCGACATCTTGGCGGCACAAATCTTGCATTACTTCAAGCAGCTGGGGAAACGCTGACGCATGGTTGCTTTTCAGTGAACGAAGTTGTGATCACCGGCTCGATCTGCCGTCACTGCTTTGCAAGTGTGGTTTCTTTCAAAACGAAAAGCTAGCCCAAGGTGATAGACTGATAGCTGAAGAAATATGATTTTAGTGCTAGAGACGAAAACGGTCGAAAACGATCCGAACGAGTCGTAAACCGTTCTCGTTCATATTTTTCCCCAAAATTGAAATCGAATATGATATCACAGAAAAGATATAGTACTGTTTGGTTTTATAAAACTCTGTTTGGTTACATGCAGCAATGTACAAGATATAGTACTGTTTGTTTGGTTGCCTATACACACGCAAGATTTTGGTTACCTCATGCAAGAGGGGTGACAAGACCTCCTACTATCCAATGCCAAGTACATTTCATAGCTGGGAACTCCTCCCTGAAAGCGAGGGATTATGCGGCAATAATAGACTGATTCTGATGGAGCATATTATTATAGAAGAACTGTCACAGCCAGTAGGATGACATGCCCATGAATCTAATCTACCACACGCACACGGTCAAAGGCCGGCGGTGAGAACACACGCAAGGGCCCAAGGACCAATTCAAATCTGCCTGCCTGCCTAACAGGCCCTACAATTACAGTGCAGTCCACTTGCTGCGACACCCTGCCTGGTGCCCAAAGATTAGATGCACCAACCAGTTAACTGAAGAATCTGCTGTTTACTCCAGCCCTGTACAGCTGCATGGACTCAGGGCCACGGGTAGAGGGCTTAATCTCAGTGTTTGCAGGTCGCCTtcctttgcctttttcttcccACCAGAAAGAGAATCTGCCTGGAGCTTACCTTCCCGGATTATAACGAGAAAGACAGATGGGCCTGGCACCAAGGATGTCATTTTCGCTCGAACTTATCAGCCCGATTTATCAACCATGATACAAtgattttctctcacaacaaaaaaaCATCAACCAGTTTATCAGCCGCAAAAATCATCAGCCATCTACAGGTACTAGGCAGCAATCGAAGATAGAATGGACCTAGTGAACTTAGCTATACTAACTTGTGAGCTTCGACATCATAGATTAGAGAAGCTAGATCACTGGCAACACTGTAAACACAGAGGATATACCTGCAAATACGAACATAGAGGTGGAACAAGTAAAATATAAAGGAAGGAATAATATAGACATGACACGATAGTAATTAATATCGACACTCACGTGTTTGTATGTTAGCATTGAGCAGAGAGTTTGTATATCTTTGTATTTAGGAGTCAAACCAGCACGGACAACATTGTCTGAAGTGACCATACATTTTGTAAGGAAAAATGGACCCTACGTTtatttattttggattttggtgtttgatggtcAACACaattaaattggactaatgaatttataaataattattttgctgttcaataaggtgcaagacgtgacttggacgaaggcgatgtgacgatccaatgatcaacacctcaagaagacatgtgaagatgcatagaagacatacaaggtcaagcaaggtcaagcaaagtgaagcacgaagattggaaccaagccggacgctcCAATCAAGTGCTAGGCAACAACAGGCGTCGGCAGCTGTggccggacgctgagcagcagtgatcggacgttgagcgaagcagtgatcggacgcatcGGTGACACTGTTCATCGTCACGGCAATATTTTCAGCGTGACCGAACGCAGCGGCACTGGACGACCAGACGCAcgaagtgcagcgtccgatcatttccagagaggttccagagcggcgcagttgtgaccggacgtgtccggtggcatgtgaccggacgccatcagcgtccgatcagttgatcgcgccgAAGATCAAGTGACcgttgtgagtgaccggacgtcggcggatgatcgaccggacgcaggaactgcagcgtccgatcgagtctagagcgGTGCCAGCGTGACCGAAAGCGTCCGATCGACAGTGACCGGACtcggccagagtccgatcaacgcgcgcgctccaacggtcgggacaaccgaacgcgtctggtcaggacgacagcagcgtccggtcagtagcagaaaagtgagttttgtccccaacggctactttctcagtggggcttataaatagaccctccaaccggccatttgagtagtgtggagctgagaaaacataccaagggtgttgttaCACTATTTTAGtaatctccacttgtatagtgcttagtgatttactaggtgattagcgtagctgctttgcgaagtgcttagattgattagaccaccgcttatgtgcttgctctaggtttaggcctagtgtttagtgaggtttggatACCTCTTATCgttcggtgcttgcacgcaccattgttgtacatcggaggggcttgtagtcttacgagatcacaccaaccacgtttataGTGTGGTCGcaaccgtgtaccaaagggaacaaagcCCGCGGCAgttcagccggaagcttgatagtgaagacaacggggagcggtccaggagaggcttgtcggaaggcacaccagagacccacttgcgcgtggggaaggcctagagctatccatggagttacccgatagggagcttggcccttgcgaaggattccttgcgaggggctccaatgaggactagggggaagcttacgcgcttcttgatacctcggtaaaaataccagagtcatcgacgggagtttgcatatctctaccttactctttaactTTCGCATTTATATTATttacataactccttttgcggtagagatagcaacacactagcaaaatcgtagttgcacatttagatagtttatcttttgcataggttttgctaagaatagaaaaagaggtcatagtttagagttagacttttaagttgcctaattcaccctccctgttaggcatcatggtcctctttcaattggtatcagagccggttggctcaattggacctttggcttcaccgctgttgagccgacgctatttagagtggttgtgatAGATACCTTtaggcctccgtactttgacggcactaacttcacctactataaagctagaatggcttgtcaccttgagggggtagatttgggtgtttggagagtcaatcgtgatgggatgaaacccattaagaatcccgataaatccacaaagagtgaagaaaaagaaattcatttcaatgctagagctaaaaattgcttgtttgaatcttttagcacggatgtgtttaaccaagtgttcactttaaatacggcacatgaaatttggtcaaaactccaagagctccatgacggcacaactaatatacgtgagcaaaaatattgtctagctaaacaaaattatgattcctttaaaatgaatgatgatgagcttgttcgtgatatgtattcttgtttgaatctaattatcaatgagctccattcaataggattaacaaagctagatgatgcggacgtcatgaggaagatcatcttcgtgcttccacaaaagaaatatgcaagcatcatcaccatccttcataatatggaggacttgagcaccatgaccccggccatagtcattggcaagatagcgacatttgaaatgtcacgcaagatgggtccagaagaagcctcttcatcaagcaaaggcaaaactctcacatgtagtgagaaaaaaagatgaagggcaagcaagttgagacaatctcaagctcaagctcctcaggtaaagatgaagaagaagatgagaatgaTGACGATGAAGAATCAANNNNNNNNNNNNNNNNNNNNNNNNNNNNNNNNNNNNNNNNNNNNNNNNNNNNNNNNNNNNNNNNNNNNNNNNNNNNNNNNNNNNNNNNNNNNNNNNNNNNNNNNNNNNNNNNNNNNNNNNNNNNNNNNNNNNNNNNNNNNNNNNNNNNNNNNNNNNNNNNNNNNNNNNNNNNNNNNNNNNNNNNNNNNNNNNNNNNNNNNNNNNNNNNNNNNNNNNNNNNNNNNNNNNNNNNNNNNNNNNNNNNNNNNNNNNNNNNNNNNNNNNNNNNNNNNNNNNNNNNNNNNNNNNNNNNNNNNNNNNNNNNNNNNNNNNNNNNNNNNNNNNNNNNNNNNNNNNNNNNNNNNNNNNNNNNNNNNNNNNNNNNNNNNNNNNNNNNNNNNNNNNNNNNNNNNNNNNNNNNNNNNNNNNNNNNNNNNNNNNNNNNNNNNNNNNNNNNNNNNNNNNNNNNNNNNNNNNNNNNNNNNNNNNNNNNNNNNNNNNNNNNNNNNNNNNNNNNNNNNNNNNNNNNNNNNNNNNNNNNNNNNNNNNNNNNNNNNNNNNNNNNNNNNNNNNNNNNNNNNNNNNNNNNNNNNNNNNNNNNNNNNNNNNNNNNNNNNNNNNNNNNNNNNNNNNNNNNNNNNNNNNNNNNNNNNNNNNNNNNNNNNNNNNNNNNNNNNNNNNNNNNNNNNNNNNNNNNNNNNNNNNNNNNNNNNNNNNNNNNNNNNNNNNNNNNNNNNNNNNNNNNNNNNNNNNNNNNNNNNNNNNNNNNNNNNNNNNNNNNNNNNNNNNNNNNNNNNNNNNNNNNNNNNNNNNNNNNNNNNNNNNNNNNNNNNNNNNNNNNNNNNNNNNNNNNNNNNNNNNNNNNNNNNNNNNNNNNNNNNNNNNNNNNNNNNNNNNNNNNNNNNNNNNNNNNNNNNNNNNNNNNNNNNNNNNNNNNNNNNNNNNNNNNNNNNNNNNNNNNNNNNNNNNNNNNNNNNNNNNNNNNNNNNNNNNNNNNNNNNNNNNNNNNNNNNNNNNNNNNNNNNNNNNNNNNNNNNNNNNNNNNNNNNNNNNNNNNNNNNNNNNNNNNNNNNNNNNNNNNNNNNNNNNNNNNNNNNNNNNNNNNNNNNNNNNNNNNNNNNNNNNNNNNNNNNNNNNNNNNNNNNNNNNNNNNNNNNNNNNNNNNNNNNNNNNNNNNNNNNNNNNNNNNNNNNNNNNNNNNNNNNNNNNNNNNNNNNNNNNNNNNNNNNNNNNNNNNNNNNNNNNNNNNNNNNNNNNNNNNNNNNNNNNNNNNNNNNNNNNNNNNNNNNNNNNNNNNNNNNNNNNNNNNNNNNNNNNNNNNNNNNNNNNNNNNNNNNNNNNNNNNNNNNNNNNNNNNNNNNNNNNNNNNNNNNNNNNNNNNNNNNNNNNNNNNNNNNNNNNNNNNNNNNNNNNNNNNNNNNNNNNNNNNNNNNNNNNNNNNNNNNNNNNNNNNNNNNNNN is from Miscanthus floridulus cultivar M001 chromosome 7, ASM1932011v1, whole genome shotgun sequence and encodes:
- the LOC136466546 gene encoding protein trichome birefringence-like 12; its protein translation is MRRKRAASLSPAPASSYASAMRRLRLRLPLLLLFTIAAVLCLLFLPSRRSPPPEPPLPCGAAPSDSTAGRWVPTPEPVPAPLYTASCPFHRGSYNCLRNGRPPLAPLSWAPARCAGGTGVVPRIDPAAFLTAASGRRVGLVGDSLSENLAVALLCALHSADPDARRWKRRGAWRGGYFPRADVTVAFHRAVLLAKYTWQPVENPEEIQKDGKKGIYRVDVDIPADEWINVTKFYDVLIFNTGHWWGTYKFPKETPLVFYKDGKPIEPPLSIPDGLKLVLKTMASYIDREAPSTTLKLWRTQSPRHFHGGGWDHNGSCVTDRLLKEHELDSWFDPRFGGVNKDARTVNSVIQEALAGSGIRLVNLTYMSEFRADAHPATWLGKKDAVAVYGQDCMHWCVPGVPDTWVDILAAQILHYFKQLGKR